From one Rhodamnia argentea isolate NSW1041297 chromosome 1, ASM2092103v1, whole genome shotgun sequence genomic stretch:
- the LOC115754651 gene encoding 9-cis-epoxycarotenoid dioxygenase NCED6, chloroplastic yields the protein MHASASLHLITPSTPHNSSQLWPPTCKMLINPSKKTLPKIIYPPSMPMPPLTPSKPNYRPDLNPIQRLVASALDTLEASLLVPFEKGHELPKTADPAVQLSGNFAPVQECPVQHDLEVVGQIPSCLRGAYVRNGANPLFPPCGGHHLFDGDGMIHAVTLGWGNRTSYSCRYTRTSRIEQEAVLGRPVFPKPIGELHGHSGLARLALYAARTGFGLIDGSAGSGVANAGLVYFNGRLLAMSEDDYPYHVLIDGSGDLETVGRFDFGGQLGCPMIAHPKVDPATGELHALSYDVVKRPYLKYFKFDKTGKKTSDVDITLQQPTMIHDFAITENDVVIPDHQVVFRLSEMLRGGSPVLYDRRKMSRFGIMPKDAVDESGILWYDVPDCFCFHLWNAWEERDGDGDKVVTILGSCMDPPDSVFNDHIAEGEQQLRSQLSEIRINTRTGRYTRRVVVAGTNLEAGQVAKHLLGRRTRYVYLAIAEPWPKCCGMAKVDQSNGEVSKFLYGRGRFGGEPCYVPEEEGRCEDDDGGGYLMSFVRDEERERSELVIVRASDMEQVAVVRLPSRVPYGFHGTFMRFEDLMGQVSGS from the coding sequence ATGCATGCTTCTGCTTCTCTACACTTAATCACTCCATCAACCCCGCACAATTCTTCTCAATTATGGCCACCCACCTGCAAAATGCTCATCAACCCTTCCAAGAAGACCCTCCCCAAGATTATTTACCCACCCTCGATGCCGATGCCGCCGCTGACCCCGTCGAAACCAAACTACCGGCCGGATCTGAACCCGATCCAGAGGCTTGTGGCCTCGGCGCTAGACACGCTAGAGGCCTCACTGTTGGTGCCCTTTGAGAAGGGGCACGAATTGCCCAAAACGGCGGACCCAGCGGTTCAGTTGTCCGGGAACTTCGCTCCGGTCCAGGAGTGCCCGGTTCAGCACGACTTGGAAGTGGTGGGCCAGATACCCTCTTGCCTACGTGGCGCCTACGTGCGAAACGGCGCGAATCCCCTATTCCCGCCATGCGGCGGCCACCATCTGTTTGACGGTGATGGCATGATCCATGCCGTCACGCTCGGCTGGGGCAACCGCACCAGCTACAGCTGCAGGTATACACGAACAAGCCGGATCGAGCAGGAGGCTGTTCTCGGCCGGCCTGTGTTCCCGAAGCCTATCGGGGAGCTGCATGGCCACTCGGGCCTGGCGAGGCTGGCGCTGTACGCGGCCCGCACTGGGTTTGGCCTCATCGATGGCTCGGCCGGCTCGGGGGTCGCCAACGCGGGGCTCGTGTACTTCAACGGCCGCCTGCTGGCCATGTCGGAGGACGACTACCCGTACCACGTGCTGATCGATGGAAGCGGCGACCTGGAGACAGTCGGGCGGTTCGACTTCGGCGGCCAGCTCGGCTGTCCCATGATAGCCCACCCCAAGGTGGACCCCGCCACGGGGGAGCTCCACGCGCTCAGCTATGACGTCGTAAAGCGTCCCTACTTGAAGTACTTCAAATTCGATAAGACGGGAAAGAAAACATCGGACGTGGACATAACCCTCCAGCAGCCCACCATGATCCACGACTTTGCAATTACCGAGAACGACGTCGTGATCCCGGACCACCAGGTGGTGTTCAGGCTGTCCGAGATGCTCCGTGGAGGGTCGCCGGTTCTCTACGACAGGAGGAAGATGTCGCGGTTTGGGATCATGCCGAAGGATGCCGTGGATGAGTCGGGCATCCTGTGGTACGACGTGCCGGACTGCTTCTGCTTCCACCTGTGGAACGCGTGGGAGGAAAGGGACGGCGACGGAGACAAGGTCGTGACCATTCTCGGGTCGTGCATGGACCCGCCCGACTCTGTCTTCAATGATCACATTGCCGAAGGTGAGCAGCAGCTGCGGAGCCAGTTGTCGGAGATCCGGATCAATACAAGGACGGGGCGCTACACGAGGAGGGTTGTGGTGGCGGGGACGAACCTGGAGGCGGGTCAGGTGGCCAAGCACCTCCTGGGGAGGAGGACGAGGTACGTGTACTTGGCCATAGCCGAGCCGTGGCCCAAGTGCTGTGGGATGGCCAAGGTCGACCAGTCGAACGGCGAAGTGAGCAAGTTTCTGTACGGACGGGGGAGGTTCGGAGGCGAGCCGTGCTACGTGCCTGAGGAGGAGGGTCGTTGCGAAGACGATGATGGAGGCGGGTACTTGATGAGCTTCGTGagggatgaggagagagagaggtcggAGCTGGTGATCGTGAGGGCTTCGGACATGGAGCAGGTGGCCGTGGTGAGGTTGCCGTCGCGAGTGCCGTACGGGTTTCACGGCACGTTCATGAGGTTCGAGGACTTGATGGGGCAGGTGTCGGGTTCTTGA